One stretch of Deinococcus aquaedulcis DNA includes these proteins:
- a CDS encoding sulfurtransferase translates to MTTTSSFVRPDFLVDPAGLLAHSSDADLRIVDCSEGAEYRRAHIPGAHPLDLRPWLKHEETPHVIGPEAFSARMTALGVSSGTTVVAYDGTNGWLSGRLWWVLRYYGHERVRVLNGGWRAWVRSGYPVSVDPPAAAPADVQTAAFDARRTEDHVIHLEELRSALNREDVQIVNVLPPSIYRGDANPFGNARTGHLPGSVNIPNETFSGEGSLLESAAAIRAVFEAAGLSPQRETIVHCQAGVRSSYACLALTLAGWDRVRVYDASLAEWANRDDTPLA, encoded by the coding sequence GTGACCACGACTTCATCGTTCGTCCGTCCGGATTTTCTTGTTGATCCTGCCGGGCTGCTGGCCCACAGCTCGGACGCAGATCTGCGTATCGTCGACTGCAGCGAGGGCGCCGAGTACAGACGGGCACACATCCCGGGCGCCCACCCGCTAGACCTGCGCCCCTGGCTTAAACACGAGGAGACGCCCCATGTCATCGGTCCCGAGGCCTTCTCGGCCCGCATGACGGCACTTGGGGTCTCGAGCGGCACCACGGTGGTGGCTTACGACGGCACGAACGGGTGGCTCTCGGGGCGCTTGTGGTGGGTGCTGCGTTACTACGGCCATGAGCGGGTGCGCGTGCTCAACGGCGGCTGGCGCGCGTGGGTGCGCTCCGGCTATCCGGTGAGCGTTGATCCTCCTGCTGCCGCGCCAGCAGATGTTCAGACAGCCGCCTTTGACGCCCGGCGCACCGAGGACCATGTCATTCACCTGGAAGAACTCAGATCGGCGCTGAATCGGGAAGACGTGCAGATCGTGAACGTCCTTCCACCGTCCATCTACCGGGGCGACGCCAACCCCTTCGGCAACGCCCGCACAGGCCACCTGCCCGGCTCTGTCAACATCCCAAACGAGACGTTTTCGGGCGAGGGCAGCCTGCTGGAATCAGCGGCGGCCATCCGCGCGGTCTTTGAGGCCGCCGGACTGTCCCCCCAGCGTGAGACCATCGTGCACTGTCAGGCTGGCGTGCGGTCCTCGTACGCGTGTCTGGCGCTGACGCTCGCCGGCTGGGACCGCGTGCGCGTCTACGACGCCTCGCTGGCGGAGTGGGCCAACCGCGACGACACGCCTCTGGCCTGA
- a CDS encoding DinB family protein encodes MTTPLLDRAALAPLGETPAAVRTRLLSELDAFEAHLPGREADWTRVQPGRDWTPAQEAEHVALINESIARVLALLLSDREVRPAPQIPGELSPQGRRVAPPHTRPSETGLTWAEWPARWAQGRAALEAVTADLRATPGRTLWHPYFGELDALDWGRMVAAHLAGHRRALERSAGA; translated from the coding sequence ATGACCACCCCCCTGCTGGACCGCGCCGCGCTGGCCCCCCTGGGCGAGACGCCGGCCGCCGTGCGCACGCGCCTGCTGAGCGAACTGGACGCCTTTGAAGCCCACTTGCCGGGCCGTGAGGCCGACTGGACGCGCGTGCAGCCGGGCCGCGACTGGACCCCCGCCCAGGAAGCCGAGCATGTGGCCCTGATCAACGAGTCCATTGCCCGGGTGCTGGCCCTGCTGCTCTCGGACCGCGAGGTGCGCCCGGCCCCCCAGATCCCCGGCGAACTGAGCCCCCAGGGCCGCCGGGTGGCGCCCCCCCACACCCGCCCCAGCGAGACAGGGCTGACCTGGGCCGAGTGGCCGGCCCGCTGGGCCCAGGGCCGCGCGGCCCTGGAGGCGGTCACCGCCGACCTGCGCGCCACGCCGGGGCGCACCCTGTGGCACCCCTACTTTGGCGAGCTGGACGCCCTGGACTGGGGCCGCATGGTGGCGGCCCATCTGGCCGGGCACCGCCGCGCGCTGGAACGGAGTGCGGGCGCATGA
- a CDS encoding DUF3197 domain-containing protein produces the protein MNLPDPLGVPGAPRETWTAVQRHVQAPSAHGGQLILVTDRHGERERAAYGALLERGADRVVLARAFGPHFGPAGVQALAELVAWAVGAGLALREAVLPPPDTAQLLSEPDAALAARAVAASAPLDPGVFLPGKGRM, from the coding sequence GTGAACCTGCCCGATCCCCTGGGGGTGCCCGGCGCGCCGCGCGAGACGTGGACGGCCGTGCAGCGCCACGTCCAGGCCCCCTCTGCCCACGGCGGCCAGCTGATTCTGGTCACCGACCGCCACGGCGAACGCGAGCGCGCCGCCTACGGCGCCCTGCTGGAACGCGGCGCCGACCGGGTGGTGCTGGCCCGCGCCTTTGGCCCGCACTTTGGCCCGGCCGGGGTTCAGGCCCTGGCCGAGCTGGTGGCCTGGGCGGTGGGTGCCGGGCTGGCCCTGCGCGAAGCGGTGCTGCCGCCCCCCGACACGGCGCAACTGCTGAGTGAGCCAGACGCGGCCCTGGCCGCCCGCGCCGTGGCCGCCAGCGCGCCGCTGGACCCCGGGGTGTTTCTCCCGGGGAAAGGGCGGATGTAG